Genomic segment of Siniperca chuatsi isolate FFG_IHB_CAS linkage group LG16, ASM2008510v1, whole genome shotgun sequence:
AAACAATCAACTTCTTAAATCACATGAACAAGCTTCAGTCcatattttgaataaataacaGCAAACGGAAAAACCTGGTCTGCGCATCCATAAAACAATCAGCATTCAACTATGAAATGTAGGTACAAATTTAAGTCTAATACTGCTTATTGGAGGTTTAAAggttaaaccaaaaaaaatgtgtaaatccacacacagacaaacagatgatCCACTTCTTAAATATCTTGAAAAAAACGTCTGTCTACATTTTCAGTTAATAATGGCAAATAACAAAACCCGGTCTGCACCTTCAATAAAAAACTGGCATTCAACAATCAAAAACAAGTACAAACtgaagtcaataaaaaaaaaataataacagcaaTGATAATAACAGCAAATAGCAAAAATGGGTTTTGCACATTCATTACACAGTAGGTATTCAAGAATTCACGTGGGTACAAAACATGGTCAGTTTACACAACAAAACCATATCAGATACATTATGCAAAGAGTTTTCCTGAAGTAGCCCACTTTAAgcataaatcacaaaaaacttAAATACCAATTCATCCACTATAAAGCACAATGggtaaaaacaaatgaattcaAGTCTAAATCATTCAGAGTAAGACATACAATATAGTACATAAATTGTACAAAATGTTAACtaaatcatttgtttttgatAAAATAGGGAGAATTTTCACagggtttacatttttttaacaaccaAGTACATGCATATCTTcattaggggaaaaaaaacccatcaaatATAAAGCTCTGCCTTCTTTGGAGGCATAATTTAATATTAAGAAAAAGCTTAAGGCAttaaagcagaagaagaaagttttacagttttgtcaGGAAAACAGGTATATgttcaaaatatcaaaatgataAGCAATTACAAAAAAGACTGGGTGGAAATGTCCATATTTTAGAAagtggtgtgtatgtgagtgtattTTGTATATGGCAATCCTCATTTTCGTCTTTGGCCAGCTTAATACATACTTgtacttttcaaaaatgttcgGTGTTTCAAATAGTTTGGACCAGTCTGcttttttctgctgtatttcttCAGTGATGTCACGGCCTGTGAATGAGGAAGGGAAAGCTTGTTAAAGAGAGTAAAACAAAATCCCAACTTTGTTTACAGAATAGAATCCTTGTGGTATTCTTGAAGTTATGAGTTTGACATGGTATGGCTAAATCGTGCGCAACTTCATCCAAAATGACAGTAATTGGCGCTGGAATGCCTATTCCTGACCGGCTGATTATGCATTAGAGCAAACAGGAAAGTTCTGAGATTGTGTTAAATCAACTTTGTTATGGTAACGTTAATTGGCCCACGATGCAGGCAGTGCACTGTGAGCATTTGGTGGATGTCAGCTGAGTGACTACATACCCCGTTGGATCTCCTCCATTATGATGGTTAAGGTGGAGGGAGACACGTTAAATGTGGTGTTCTGCTGCGGATATGCTGGGGTGATGATCGGCATTAGGTGGCAGCGGTCACTTGGATTAACCTGAATATGCAGAATAACACAGCATTTTCAGCATACCTGTGCTTTTGAGCAAATTTGACAATTAATAGACAGACATGATTCTATGTTTATAGCCTAAAATCCTAATACAAATTCTGCTGAGGCCTTACCCTGGGATCCCAAACAGGAAGGTTGAAGTAGCGGTCCTCTACTCTCTTCAAGAGAATTGGGATTGGCCACACCctgacacaaaacacaagtttTTCAGATCAACTGATCCTCATCTGCAACTTTTACAAAGAATtcacatgcatttacattttcagagtggaaaataataaaaacatctcaGTACTGATATCAACTTTGCCCATCAAAATCTAATATAATACCTGCATTTTGTGTTGCCACTGCTGTTTTGGtaaattttaaacaaactgCAATCAAAGTGTGTGCTCACAAATTGGGTTTTTTCCCTAAATGCCACCTCATATTTTACAACTGCCAATCCAATGGTTAGGGAAAGGCTTCAAGAATGCAGCCACTATTTAAAAAGCCCTACCAAGATAGTTTATTTGGCAAAGTGGTGGCCTTTTCAGACCAAGTGCACGTCACTACTTTTTTTCTAACCAATCACACAAAAGTTAATGTTTCTCCACAATAACAACACATAGAGATGGAGAAATTGGTTATTGGAGTAAGTGCATACTGTTTGTTAAATATGTAGTCTGTCCATAGAGGGCAAGCTCAAATGGGCAGTCTGTTTTTAATGGAAGCAAGGCATTAACTAGACCCACTCATGGTAAAGTAAGGTGACTTTGACTACAGTGCATCTCAGTGACTTTTAGTAAACCCAATTTGATGGACACCAGAAATGCTGGGATAACTCACCACATTGAGAAGACCTTGAAGAATTTGGTCACCAGGGTGGACACTGTAGCATTTGGGTATGCCTGACAAATTCTGGCTACCAGTATGGCCCATGATACACCGCCCAAGAAGCCCATAATGTTGGAGTAAATGTTACGCCCTGAAGAGAAATAAGAGGATGAGAAAAAGATTAAGACTCCAGCACACAATGTTACCAAATGTTAAGAATGTCCTGCTCTAATCTTCTTTAGCCCACTGCCAAGTGTTATATGtctatgtaatataatatatataatatgtatgtgtatataatatTGGTTacctctgttttatttcacattgCTACTGCTTCCTCCTGCTATTACtacaatttaaatttttgctcaaaaatgatcaaattgaCAAGTTAGGGgaaaaggaataaaaaatatGTGGTAAAGCATATTAGACATGGGTCTGTCTTACAAATCAGGATTACAAAGATATACGCCTCTCATACAGGAGACCTACAAGACACCCAAGAGATGTCCTTAGCTCCTTGGATGAGTGATCAGTTTAATTTTAACTTAGATACAGTAAGTTACATTCTGCCATAACATTGTATGAGATGACTCTACATAGACACCTGAACAAGTGTCTTTTTAGACACCTTTGAGAGACAGTCGCCAGCTATACAGCTAAGTAAACCTGTACAGTGTTTATTTCTGCAAAAACAGCCATTGGGCTGTGGTTGCCTGGTAGCAAATGTAGACAAGACAAACCAAATATCCATGGCAACACCAGACAGTGAAACACATGAGCCATGGTAAAGAAAAAGGAACaatggctgtgtccaaaatcactctcGTGTACACTCTTTTACTATTCCCTACATAATAAACACTCAATACTTAACTCCTTAGTAAATACTAAATTGAGATAAAAAGTTATCATTTTGCACGGCTGACAGTTGTGGTGTTCATTTAACTGTAATTTACATCTATTAAAAGTACTGTGTTGTGTGATTTTTAGCAAAAAGTAGCATACATGCTATGGACGCTAATGTTTTATTACACTGTGTGAGTTTTTGAGGGCACAATATAGTGCATACATTTTACACTTAACATTGGGGAACTCACATAAAATTTCAGGAAGTAAATACAATGCGCTAGATAGCAAATAGGGAATGGTTTCAGATGCAGTCAACGACATGTAATCCTGTTTTGTATGAAGGCCAACACAGGGCAGTCAGGCATTGTTTGTGGAAATGTGCAATTATCGTGTAAGGGGACAGGTTCAAAATAATCGTCCGCTTGTTCTGTTCTCTTGACTGACTAGCAAGCTTAACTAGTTGTGTGTGTTCAACTCACGTTTGGCCCACAGCTTGATGGCTCTCAAAGCGAGCCTGAAGTTATGAATGTTTGGCACAAGCCTGAGGATCTCCTCTGTAACTCTGTAGCCTACGAAAAACAGAATAAGAAAAAGATGAATATAGAAGCAGACACAGTAAAAAGGGCAAACCACAGATACACAAAATGGTACGCTGTCAGACATCACGAAAACATTCCTGACGAGTACAGCTGTCAGATACTAATACTGCAGGATTTCCGAGCGGTTGTGGTCTTTAATCTGATGTTTACCATTGAGACTCCTGACACAGCGTTTATCTATGTTCTTCAATAAGTTGTCGTTGAGAAGGTCCAGATTCTCAGGAATGCTCTTCAGTGCCACCCGGGCAAAGACTAAGTCAATCTaggaaataacaggaacacAAAAGCCATGATTtagacacatgcaaacaaaactttaatttaGGCATACTGCAAAGAGtagagtttttccttttttctctagCCAAATTACCTCAATCCCATCAAAGGTCAGTTTGATGACAGGCACAAACGCCTCTTTAATGGCCTAAAGACACAATATTGTCAGTCACTTGAAATAGGGAGAAAAATGTCCTTTCACTTGCACGCAATGAATCACTTATATGGCTAACCCGTATGTCTTTGACCTCCTCCTGAGCCTTCAGCTTCTCGAagaaggaggtgaagaagtCTTTTCTCTCAAGAAATCCGGGTCCGACACAGAGGGCATCAATATCAGCACCTGTCAAAACAGCACAGATCCATATGAAAAGAAAAGCctatatttaaatgtgtgacaATGCTCTGAACCATTAGCTTCACCATGTTCTTTCGGAGGAGGTAACCCACCACTGAAAGAACCTACGCTGTGTGTCCCTTGAATAAAAAGTGTCACTTGTGAAATTTATCACAAAGCAACTTCACATATACTATCCTACTGTGAATGAACAAAGTCTGATCACATATTATGAAGCACATTAGTTAAAATCATGGGCCACTGTGAAATACCAGCTGCCACAGTCCTGACGGTTGAGGAAAGAAACTGTTAATTACCTTTTGAGTGAACTCCCAGATGATAGGAGCCAAATGGGAAGATCTTGCCTCCGACGTTCTCTGTTATCGTTTCAGGTAAGTTCTAAAATCAAAAAGAGTAATTATAAAAATGCATTATCTATGCAATAACATGTTTTCAGTCTCATATTTGGTGTTGTTTTTGAAACAACAATGTAGATAAAGATGTCTTACCATTATTTCACAGATTTCTTTGAGCCACTCCTTATAGAGTGACTCCAGTCGTTTGACAACCTTCTCtctgcaaataaaacataagaGCATTTTCAAATATTGTCATTTCTCTGACGCAAAGCATGCTTTGGTCCCCTCCACTCGTGGTCTAGCACTTCCATTAACTTCATTCACTGAAGATGTTGTTGTTTAACTGGTTTCTCTTTTTGCAGTAATAACCAACCCAGGTAAGAGGTCTCAACAGTGGCATAACATCCAAGACACTgagtcacaaaaacacacttaaaatcTAAGGGTTTTTTTCAGTTCTACCTCTCCAAGCTGTATTTAttacaacatgaaaataatgaaactgaaaaatgtgtttcatacCTGTGATGCAGCTCCAAGTCATTCTCAAATACACCATATGACTTCAGAGTGTCAATCAGTTTTCTGGTCTGGATCAAGTCAGCCTCTTCGGGCAGATCCTCGCTGATAGGACCAGTGACCCCATACCACTTGGGGATGTCTGGGAATGGTGGAGCTTGGCTCTTAATTGGACTGAAAAGGGACATTTGCATGTTAGTGCACTAGTCATGACACAAAACGCATAAACATGCACAGCTATGTCAAGAAACCTTGGTAGGAAGGGAAAGGTGTAAATATAAGTTGACTTGAGCCTCCTATTGTGCTAAGAAATCTGAAATAAACTGTGTCAACTAATTACATAACCTCCATCATAAGGTACATATCAATACCAGtccaaaacattaacaaaatcaCAAGTTAAGTTACAGCAAATTCAAGGAGGACTGGGAATTGCCTGTACTGATGATTTACCTGTTTTACCTCACCTTAATCTTTGAAAAAGTaggaaaaaacaagacacaagTACTTACCCAGACATTGTAGCTACGCTTAAGCacctattttgttttttatcgaGTCAGGAATATCTTCTTTTCTCTCAGTAAAACACAGCGAAATTAGTGTAGTTCACACACCCTAGGTTGCAAGATGTACACTGGATTTTGGAACGAACGCCCGTCACAGTGGCTTCATTTGTCCAATCGAATCAGAGAACGATGACACGTGAGCAGAACGGAATGACGCGTGAGCCTCAATTGTGCGGGTTTTCGCGCTGCGTTCGATTTTCATGGGCACCGTTTCTTCTAAGAAAATGCATAGATGTTACCCAGTGAAACGTTTCTctctaaaatataaattatttcgACTCTGCGTGTGCTctttttaaaagatattaataaaaatgtgtccatTTGTTTTTGGACTACacttacagtaaaatattttggataaatagatagatactTTATGTCTCCCCATTCccatgtcacagcagcagcacacaaatGAACCacacaagaaatatcaaacaactgaaatatcaaaatgataaacaattacaaacaaacTGGTTGGAAATGTCCATATTTTAGAAGGtggtgtgcatgtgagtgtattttgtatatggcaatcatcatcattttcatctttgGGCAGGAAGTAAATACAATGCGCTAGATAGCAAATAGGGAATGGTTTCAGATGCAGTCAACGACATGTAATCCTGTTTTGAATGAAGGCCAACGCAGGGCAGTCAGGCATTGTTTGTGGAAATGTGCAATTATCGTGTAAGGGGACAGGTTCAAAATAATCGTCCGCTTGTTCTGATCTCTTGACTGACTAGCAAGCTTAACTAGTTGTGTGTGTTCAACTCATGTTTGGCCCACAGCTTGATGGCTCTCAAAGCGAGCCTGAAGTTATGAATGTTTGGCACAAGGCTGAGGATCTCCTCTGGATCTCCTCTGTAACTCTGTAGCCTACGAAAAACAGAATAAGAAAAAGATGAATATAGAAGCAGACACAGTAAAAAGGGCAAACCACAGATACACAAAATGGTACGCTGTCAGACATCACGAAAACATTCCTGACGAGTACAGCTGTCAGATACTAATACTGCAGGATTTCCGAGCGGTTGTGGTCTTTAATCTGATGTTTACCATTGAGACTCCTGACACAGCGTTTATCTATGTTCTTCAATAAGTTGTCGTTGAGAAGGTCCAGATTCTCAGGAATGCTCTTCAGTGCCACCCGGGCAAAGACTAAGTCAATCTaggaaataacaggaacacaaaatcagaatcagaaatactttattgatccccgaggggaaactcttttgttacagctgctcaatcacctcagtgcacacaggaatagaagttctaagcaaaacaaaatataatacactataatacaggtaagataaattaagtacaaagtggatataagtataaaattaaaataagtgtaaagtacaaagtggatttaccggttgatgataagaatgtacggtataataatacaatgtaataatataagtaataagtaatagtgcatgtactgtcaagttaagtgtagtttattaagattattatgagacggtggatattgcacagcattaatagaagtatgaataaatatcaataaattaaactgaaaacagagtatattgcactggagtattggcgtgaccaaggtgttaatacactgtgatagactttacATTAGACAATTAagaccttggtcacgccaatcacatgctaatcaggtacttaacagtgatgaagtagatgcagcctgaaaacaataggcctgattactgattactgggccatcttggaaaccattaggtcagtttcaggtgaaactagctattaacagatactcaaggtagattccttcctgagggcagggcttatgtaacacagagtagcttaaatttctagttcccttcccattttttcacaattgagaatgacttctggatgggagccgaaacatcttgattctgaaaacagtgtccaaatgACTACGACctaccttttctacgatagaacactcctggacgaatgagggactacaccgtctgcAAAGAGtagagtttttccttttttctctagCCAAATTACAATCCAGTCATCCCATCCCAGTCCATTAAGCCATTATCATAATAAAACTAATGTGTTATTCTGAGATAATGAGATACCTCACTTGTAAACTTGAGGCAACAGGATAAAAAGATCATTCCAGActatttcaccattttctcGGTGCTAAATACAGAAGTGGatttttagagaaaataaagacactGAATGACAACATCGTTATGTGGCCTTCCTCTGGATCAGATGTGTTGGGTGGATGTTAAAGCTgctctgatcaatatttttatatgaacagtTAGTCAAATGACCAAgtgcaatgtgaaaggggtcgcttgtagtgacgaaCATACAGAAAACTATTACCTGACTCTGCAGGTTCCCTCAACTCTacagagtgttttagcatctttcagctcattgttttggttttgcagcccacaacttaactgttttggttcagtctcactccTCCCATTAGTGTCATTTTTGGCCGCAGcgtgcagctgttttcagtgaaaagctctaaaaacccactgtatgctattcctgcccagcaccaatcagacagacaaagtcagTGACTTGCAAGGAAACCCAGTggagcattcagcagctaaagagccaggtgTTTTTCTCAGGAGATGGTAAAGAGcaaatcagagctaaaaggagagtgaatattggacttacatttgccaggtgacAAGAGTAATGActtcaaataaatgctaatgttgctctgggtctgctggatgtgtaaacatgtaacagtttgctaacaagttcccCATACCAACTTAAAACGTGATACAGTGTCAGtgttatgtttacagcttgtttccactgcccccaagtggccaaaaataaatcagtcaTTGCAGGTTTGAGTGATGTATAAGGCCATAGAATGTAGAGATGTCTACTGCTCtgatcaatttatttatttctaagtTTACATCTCCCACTATGTATGATCATATAAGCAAACAAAAGTAAGTGTCaactaaatgtgtgtaattATCTTTTAGTGTAGGTGTCACATCCGCCTCGGTTCATTTTAAAGACCAGAGAGAGGGTTATGGTTTATCTGACAAACTGAAAAGGTTATTTCATACCAACTCTGCAGTAACTAATACACTAGCACCAGACCAAAGAAAAAGTGTGGTTTTATATGTCTTGTCAGTAATGTGGGCAGGTGAGCCAATTGTTCAGTCAACTGaggttatactgtatgtaaataaaaatgaaaccagAAACAAGATACAGGGCaaaaaacaacatcatcatcaacaacaaaaaaacatctttgtaagtccaatatccaaacaatttgacatttttaagcaACTGCTTTGAAATTGGACTTGGAAAGGTTCTTTTCTTGTTATCTCAAGAGAAGAACCTTTTGTTTTCTCGAGATAATTAAGCCGCTATGAGATAATTAAGCCCTTACGGATAGTACGGAAGCCAAGAGTGGCTTCCATAGCATTTTACCATTTTCTTTGTGGTGAACACAGAAGTTCAGACATGTGCTcattgtgaaagaaaaaaatactatgTGACAAGGTGACAGCCCTATTGATATTTCACAAAACCAATCAATCCAATAGATTTAACATGCCATTTCAAAATACAAACtgccaaaagaaagaaagaaaacaggtgCACCATTTCACGAACCAGAACAGGTAGGTGCCAACTGCAGTATTTTCCTCATTCCTATTCACTGATAGGATGTATGATGTTACTCCCAGATTACAAGAGAAAGTAGAGAATATGGCAAGTACCACTGTTTTTTCTTAATGTACTGTGCATCCTTTGGTGGTTTTGAAATAAACAGATGAAACATGCAccagtttgtctgtttgtttttttttgcaactgTGCCCCTAGAAGAATTACAGACATCTACATCTGTTATAGATTCGGGTTGACTGGTGAGCTGGTGACCAGAGGCGGTTACCCTTGCACTGTCACAAACAGTGAATACACCTCTAATTGATTAATATGATTAACTTTGGACATCTGTGGTATATGATTTTGAGAGTAGTTTCCATTAAACCATCagaaccagtaaacccacttggtactcaacacttagtttatcttatacttataccgacatgatacttatttattttctgacctgtttatagtgttttatagtgtatcatatcgttttctagtactttctcctgtgtgcactgatgtaaaggcaagctactgtaacaaagagtttccctacggggatcaataaagtatttctgattctgaaaatgtatGCTATTATATAAATCAAATAGGAATTTCTATGAAAGGTTGAAGCACAAGTTATACTGACACTAGTTATTATTGCTGCGATAATCTCAATTCAACCTCAAAATCTTTGTAAGATGAGGATgtacaacacatactgtattatgtaGCACTATCACAAATTGGTTTTCATAGATTTTGGAGTAAATAATGTCTTGAAGTCTGTTTCTTTACCGAAGTCTTTTTACCAACGTCTGCAGGAAGCAATGTGCAGTAATGCTTCACAGATTTGACTTTCCAGGTAGGTTTATTGTCAAACTCTATCAAATGCTGTAAATGATGGAGTGACAGCTGTGGAAATGTCCTGATTCCCGGATCAGAAAAAAGTAGGCCTCAAGCTACAAAATGTACATTGTGCACATTGTTGTTGagttgtctgtttgtttgctttattttattattatttttttttttacagtttgttgtatttttgctcttgttcatttgttttctgaaagaTGGGTGTATTTTGCACTGCAGGGCCACCATAAAGAGTCCAAATACCAACAAACGTCCTACTACTTGTTGCTGTTAACGATTAGTGACAACGACATTTCCAGGCAGCTTCATTTCTACAGAGAGACCTGAACGCAGCATCCAGAGCAATGAATTGAGGGTTGAGAAGGACgatgaaaacaaacatggacatcGATCGAAAATATTAGCCCAGTAAGATTGAAAATTCATTGTCTCGTGTAAAAACATTGGTTCAGCTGTATTGACAACGTAAAGACAAAGAAACCGCTAGCTAAAAAGCTGTCGTTTCGAGCAACGACTGCTAGtgcgctaacgttagctaagttaGCCTCAGTAGCTTAGAAACGTATGCTAGTGTTATTAGCTGTGTGTAACATGAACGGTATGACATTAATCAGTAAGGCTAGCACAGTAGTAAtattagctaacatttgctgatttaaATAGTGTTAAACGAAAGCATCTTGTGAACCGACTGTGACGTTTGCAGCCGTTACTTCACCCCCTTACTCTGTGCTAGATCTCTCGgtcagctgttgttgtttttgctctgtTACCGAAATCAAAGAGCAGCCATTATTTTATCTCACAGGACAGAGGTGCAGTTTGTCAAGTTGCCATAAATTTAGAAGCAAGCAACCGTGCAACAATTTATCTGCGCAGGTGGTACAGCGCATATAGGAAACTAGCTAAAACTGGGTTGTAACTGTAAGAAATATTGTGTATAGTTTGGCCACGGTTGTATTTTCTTTAACGGCCTCAGGTTGTCGCTGTTATGTGTTGACTTGTCTCTAAGCACATCAGTACGTTTGCATTGTCACGTAAAAGATATCTGTAATAACATCTTGACTAGTAAGTCTGAAGTTACTTGTTTTGCCCTTAGTTTATATATGGAGAAAAGATATCTGCAATCCAGATACCTTCATTGTTATAAGATTGTTATAAGTAAATCATAATTTCAATTAAAGATACATTTAATTTCCTAACTGTTGTTAAGAGATACCAAAACTATCTTTTTTGGATATCTAAAACAAAGATGGTATGACCAAAATTAAGTTATTACCACTAAAGGCAATTTGAAGTATTTAGAACTGGCATTATGGCTATTTAGAACTAGAGTAGACATGACATGAGTTTTTACTAGTCACAGTCCCTTTTAAGATATTTACTATATGATCAGTCGTGCAGTATCCTCTTTGTGCCATCCATTAACGTGTATGCTGTTTGGGTGTCAAAAAATAACAGTGACTAAATGAATGATGACGCCATTTTGGAGAGCAGTTAAGCAAACATGGAATTTGTTGTTTGGTCAGGTCAGAGTACATAGAAGGCACTGAGGTCATTGCTGAGGTGggaatatctttttttt
This window contains:
- the LOC122862752 gene encoding poly(A) polymerase type 3-like, which translates into the protein MSGPIKSQAPPFPDIPKWYGVTGPISEDLPEEADLIQTRKLIDTLKSYGVFENDLELHHREKVVKRLESLYKEWLKEICEIMNLPETITENVGGKIFPFGSYHLGVHSKGADIDALCVGPGFLERKDFFTSFFEKLKAQEEVKDIRAIKEAFVPVIKLTFDGIEIDLVFARVALKSIPENLDLLNDNLLKNIDKRCVRSLNGYRVTEEILRLVPNIHNFRLALRAIKLWAKRRNIYSNIMGFLGGVSWAILVARICQAYPNATVSTLVTKFFKVFSMWVWPIPILLKRVEDRYFNLPVWDPRVNPSDRCHLMPIITPAYPQQNTTFNVSPSTLTIIMEEIQRGRDITEEIQQKKADWSKLFETPNIFEKYKHYILLQATSATEKQQLEWVGLVESKIRLLVGTLERNVHISLAHVNLQSFPGSRRANDKGGMSTIWLIGLNMEESKNMKIDLTSDLLSFTDTIYTLAESCKIYEVGMTLSATHVKRENLSWQMPNGERKRVFSPETKPTVSRPISATVPPCHTPPVSSGQLATKRKGWPHSEMPAKKIRADMESVSVTNGSSVKATTLSNPASPMTPQATKRHRSPQSETSLKKFKVNEEPTPGTKDTCSSTGASFSKRPSPSASSPSTKRPGTSEPERPTKKFKSDLSWPTIELSDLPPGPTKTAVVVKRAIKFHLISRRK